From the Ruminiclostridium josui JCM 17888 genome, one window contains:
- the aspS gene encoding aspartate--tRNA ligase, which produces MGESIHGLKRSHKCTELSSSNIGEKVTVMGWVQKQRNLGSLVFIDLRDRTGIVQIVFTDKDGEMFDKAKSIRSEFVIAAVGTVAARSPEAVNKKMATGEIEIIASELRILSTSETPPMYIEEDSEVNEQTRLKYRFLDLRRPDMQRNLILRHRVAKVARDYYDENGFLEIETPILIKSTPEGARDYLVPSRVHPGKFFALPQSPQLYKQLLMVSGYDRYFQIAKCFRDEDLRADRQPEFTQIDIEMSFVNVDDVLEVNEGFVKRAFKEALNIDIETPFIRMPYAEAMERFGSDKPDIRFGMELINMSDMVANCGFKVFTDAIAMGGSVRAINAKGCAKFSRKEIDALVEVVKTYKAKGMAWISINQENEIKSSFAKFMSEEEMKAILERAQAEAGDLICFVADKNNVVFDALGQLRLEIARKLDILNLDEFKFLWVTEFPLFEYDEEEQRWVAKHHPFTSPMDEDLEYLDTDPGKVRAKAYDMVLNGVELGGGSIRIHIQELQSKMFEMLGFTEEDANRKFGFLLEAFKYGTPPHGGMAFGLDRLIMLMAKRNSIRDVIAFPKVQNASELMSNAPDVVDEKQLEELHINITNN; this is translated from the coding sequence ATGGGAGAATCAATACACGGCTTGAAAAGAAGCCACAAATGTACAGAACTAAGCAGTTCAAATATAGGTGAGAAAGTAACTGTTATGGGCTGGGTTCAAAAACAAAGAAATTTAGGAAGCTTGGTTTTTATTGACTTAAGAGACAGAACAGGAATTGTACAGATTGTTTTCACTGATAAAGACGGAGAAATGTTTGACAAGGCTAAATCAATAAGAAGCGAGTTCGTAATAGCAGCTGTGGGAACTGTTGCAGCTCGTTCTCCAGAAGCAGTAAACAAAAAAATGGCCACAGGAGAAATTGAGATTATCGCCAGCGAATTAAGGATACTCAGCACTTCTGAAACACCGCCTATGTATATAGAGGAGGATTCTGAGGTTAACGAACAAACACGTCTTAAGTATAGGTTTTTGGATTTGAGAAGACCTGATATGCAAAGAAATCTTATACTTAGACACAGAGTTGCAAAAGTGGCAAGAGACTACTACGATGAAAACGGATTTCTTGAAATTGAAACTCCGATATTGATAAAGAGTACACCAGAGGGTGCAAGGGATTATCTTGTTCCCAGCAGAGTTCATCCCGGAAAGTTCTTTGCATTACCTCAGTCTCCACAGTTATACAAACAGTTACTGATGGTATCAGGATATGACAGATATTTCCAGATTGCTAAATGTTTTAGAGATGAAGATTTGAGAGCTGACAGACAGCCTGAATTCACTCAGATTGATATTGAGATGTCATTCGTAAATGTTGATGATGTTTTGGAGGTTAATGAAGGATTTGTAAAGAGAGCTTTTAAGGAAGCTTTAAATATAGACATTGAAACTCCTTTTATTAGAATGCCTTACGCAGAAGCAATGGAGAGATTCGGTTCCGATAAGCCGGATATTCGCTTCGGTATGGAACTGATAAATATGTCTGACATGGTAGCAAATTGCGGATTTAAAGTGTTTACCGATGCAATTGCCATGGGTGGTAGTGTAAGAGCAATAAATGCAAAGGGCTGCGCAAAATTCAGTAGAAAAGAAATAGATGCGTTGGTGGAAGTTGTTAAGACATACAAGGCAAAAGGAATGGCGTGGATTTCCATTAATCAGGAAAATGAGATAAAATCTTCATTTGCCAAGTTTATGTCAGAAGAGGAAATGAAAGCTATTTTGGAAAGGGCTCAGGCTGAGGCTGGAGACTTGATATGTTTTGTTGCTGATAAGAACAATGTAGTTTTTGACGCACTGGGTCAGTTGAGATTAGAAATTGCAAGAAAACTGGATATTTTAAATCTTGATGAATTCAAGTTCCTGTGGGTTACTGAATTCCCACTCTTCGAGTATGACGAGGAAGAACAGAGATGGGTTGCAAAACACCATCCTTTTACCAGTCCTATGGATGAAGACCTTGAATATTTGGATACAGACCCAGGAAAAGTACGTGCAAAGGCTTATGACATGGTTTTAAACGGTGTTGAGCTTGGTGGAGGAAGTATCAGAATTCATATACAGGAATTACAATCCAAGATGTTTGAAATGCTCGGATTTACTGAAGAAGATGCAAATAGAAAGTTTGGATTCCTACTTGAAGCATTCAAGTACGGAACTCCTCCTCACGGCGGAATGGCCTTTGGTCTTGATAGACTCATAATGCTAATGGCAAAGAGAAACAGCATTAGAGATGTAATTGCATTTCCAAAGGTACAGAATGCATCCGAACTGATGTCAAATGCACCTGACGTTGTTGATGAAAAGCAGTTGGAAGAATTGCATATAAATATAACAAATAACTAA
- the hisS gene encoding histidine--tRNA ligase codes for MAKEVITPSILPGFMELLPADQIVFNNMLEIIKKTYEKYGFIPLDTPMIEKSEVLLAKSGGETEKQVYRFNKGDNDLSLRFDLTVPLARYVSQHFGDLTFPFKRYHIGKVFRGEKPQKGRFREFYQCDIDIIGNESLSVINDAEILSVIYSTFKALGFDDFTIRINNRKILNGFFEALQVSDKTEVLRTIDKLEKIGNEAVLKELEAIGLSKENSQRVLEFVGTKGSCRDIIKYLKEMNIQNDMFNEGIDELELVVNYIDSFKVPAENYTIDLTIARGLDYYTGTIYETVLNQYPSIGSVCSGGRYDNLAQKYTTKKLPGVGISIGLSRLFYQLREAGILGEMKRATPSKILVIPMNGTMENALEIATKIRDEGVSAEIYFNEGKIGKKFSYADKLGIPYVIVVGEDEVKSGIYKLKDMATGEQVNMTVEQIIEKLKAQYNI; via the coding sequence ATGGCAAAAGAAGTAATTACGCCTTCAATATTACCGGGATTTATGGAACTGTTACCGGCTGATCAGATTGTTTTTAACAATATGCTGGAAATAATTAAAAAAACATATGAAAAGTACGGTTTTATACCTCTTGATACACCGATGATTGAGAAGTCGGAAGTTTTGCTGGCAAAAAGTGGTGGTGAAACAGAGAAGCAGGTATACAGGTTTAATAAGGGAGATAATGATTTATCCTTGAGATTTGACCTTACGGTTCCCCTTGCCAGATACGTGTCACAGCACTTTGGTGATTTGACGTTTCCATTTAAAAGGTATCATATCGGCAAGGTCTTCAGAGGTGAAAAACCACAAAAGGGTAGATTCAGAGAGTTTTATCAATGTGATATAGATATTATTGGAAATGAAAGTCTTAGCGTAATTAATGATGCTGAAATATTAAGTGTTATCTATTCAACTTTTAAAGCCCTTGGATTTGATGACTTTACAATCAGGATAAATAACAGAAAGATACTTAACGGTTTTTTTGAAGCACTTCAGGTATCAGACAAAACCGAAGTTCTGCGAACTATAGACAAGCTTGAAAAAATAGGCAATGAAGCGGTTCTAAAGGAGCTTGAAGCCATAGGACTATCTAAGGAAAATTCTCAAAGAGTATTGGAATTTGTAGGTACTAAGGGCAGCTGCAGAGATATAATAAAATATCTTAAAGAAATGAATATTCAGAATGATATGTTTAATGAAGGTATAGATGAACTGGAATTGGTGGTTAACTACATAGATTCCTTCAAGGTTCCAGCTGAAAATTATACTATAGACCTTACTATTGCAAGAGGATTGGATTATTATACCGGTACGATTTACGAAACTGTTCTTAACCAGTATCCGTCTATTGGAAGTGTATGTTCAGGCGGCAGGTATGATAATCTTGCTCAAAAGTATACAACAAAGAAATTGCCGGGTGTAGGTATTTCCATAGGCCTTTCAAGACTGTTTTATCAACTGAGAGAAGCCGGAATCCTTGGAGAAATGAAAAGAGCCACTCCTTCAAAGATACTTGTAATACCAATGAATGGAACAATGGAAAATGCTTTGGAAATAGCAACAAAAATAAGGGATGAAGGCGTGTCTGCTGAAATATACTTTAATGAAGGAAAAATAGGAAAAAAGTTTTCATATGCCGATAAACTGGGTATACCTTATGTAATAGTTGTTGGTGAGGATGAGGTTAAATCGGGTATATATAAGTTAAAGGACATGGCTACAGGTGAACAGGTTAATATGACTGTTGAGCAAATAATTGAAAAATTAAAGGCACAGTATAACATATAA
- the hemZ gene encoding coproporphyrinogen dehydrogenase HemZ: MLIYNNETKYFDYELEDVIKLFFTQNEIVKSDEPWDECSGAFLFCFLSYEDGKDCFNISLKAKDFSELISLPCTGIIGSSDKLKVKEFKRILKRKTFLLLAKYTNKVIPWGILTGIRPVKLVNELIDEKMTKSDILTVLQKDYFVTKNKSRLLYEVAVNQRKLFSESKENSISLYIGIPFCPTRCLYCSFSSSTIGQYKKMVDVYVDTLLKEIKHTAMLMKDKGLIAESIYIGGGTPTSLNEQQLSRLLRGIEDCIDMTYLKEYTLEAGRPDTITVDKLKVIKNSRVSRISINPQTMNEKTLARIGRLHKPEDVGMAFYAARDMGFDNINMDLICGLPGEDVQMFNETLRKIKELNPDSLTVHTMAIKRASQLTKEMEKYNLEAQYVDSAVMVDMARTCAKEMGLSPYYLYRQKNILGNLENVGYSRPGMECLYNIQIMEERQTILACGAGAVTKVIFPMNRLERSFNVKSVEEYIGRINEMLERKANILMEGNNKY; this comes from the coding sequence ATGTTAATTTATAATAACGAGACAAAATACTTTGATTATGAATTGGAAGATGTTATAAAATTATTCTTTACTCAAAATGAAATAGTAAAATCCGATGAGCCTTGGGATGAGTGTTCCGGGGCATTTCTTTTCTGTTTTCTGTCCTATGAGGATGGAAAGGACTGTTTTAATATAAGCCTGAAGGCTAAGGATTTTAGTGAGCTTATAAGCCTCCCATGTACAGGGATAATTGGCTCTTCTGACAAACTTAAAGTAAAAGAGTTTAAGAGAATACTAAAGAGGAAGACGTTTTTGCTGCTTGCAAAATATACTAACAAGGTAATTCCTTGGGGTATTTTGACAGGTATAAGGCCTGTTAAGCTGGTAAACGAGTTGATTGATGAGAAAATGACAAAGAGTGATATTCTAACTGTTTTACAGAAGGATTATTTTGTTACGAAGAATAAATCAAGGCTTCTATATGAGGTGGCAGTCAATCAAAGGAAATTGTTTTCAGAGTCAAAGGAAAACAGCATATCACTGTACATTGGTATTCCATTCTGTCCTACCCGTTGCTTGTATTGCTCTTTTAGTTCAAGTACCATAGGGCAATATAAAAAAATGGTAGATGTTTATGTGGATACACTTTTGAAGGAAATAAAGCATACGGCCATGCTTATGAAAGATAAAGGACTAATTGCTGAGAGTATATATATTGGGGGCGGTACACCAACTTCCCTAAATGAGCAGCAGTTGAGCCGTCTCCTAAGAGGTATAGAGGACTGTATTGATATGACATACCTTAAAGAATATACCCTTGAGGCTGGCCGTCCAGATACCATAACTGTTGATAAGCTAAAGGTTATTAAAAATAGTAGGGTATCCAGAATAAGCATAAATCCTCAGACAATGAATGAAAAAACCCTTGCCAGAATAGGGAGACTGCACAAACCGGAAGATGTGGGGATGGCTTTTTATGCCGCTAGGGATATGGGTTTTGACAATATAAATATGGATTTAATATGTGGACTCCCAGGCGAAGATGTCCAAATGTTTAATGAAACTTTAAGAAAAATAAAAGAATTAAACCCGGACAGTTTAACAGTTCACACAATGGCTATAAAAAGAGCTTCACAGCTTACAAAGGAAATGGAAAAATACAATCTGGAAGCTCAATATGTTGATTCTGCCGTAATGGTTGATATGGCACGTACATGTGCAAAAGAAATGGGTTTAAGCCCATATTATCTTTACAGACAGAAAAATATTCTAGGTAATTTAGAAAATGTTGGATATAGTCGGCCTGGTATGGAATGTTTATACAACATACAAATTATGGAGGAACGTCAGACAATTCTAGCTTGCGGAGCTGGGGCGGTTACAAAGGTGATTTTCCCTATGAACAGACTGGAAAGGTCATTTAACGTAAAGAGTGTTGAGGAATATATCGGTAGAATCAATGAAATGCTGGAACGGAAAGCCAATATTCTCATGGAAGGAAATAATAAATATTGA
- a CDS encoding MBL fold metallo-hydrolase, which translates to MFVKPIYGGLFDSVSYMVGNENEAILIDAGVPPEKVIAAQKEYNTKIKKIILTHGHIDHILHVDDIVQKTNAMVYIHVDEEQAMTNARFNISAFTGKAKTFESKYEVLRDGNSVNLGELKFKVILTPGHTPGSICIQIENLLFSGDTLFKFGYGRVDLPNGNFSDIYNSIVEKLFVLPGETIVYPGHGGSTTIIDEIRGNPIKNAIQW; encoded by the coding sequence ATGTTTGTAAAACCAATATACGGAGGGTTATTTGACTCTGTTTCCTATATGGTTGGAAATGAAAATGAAGCTATTCTGATAGATGCAGGAGTTCCCCCTGAAAAGGTAATTGCTGCACAAAAAGAATATAATACAAAAATAAAAAAAATAATTCTTACCCATGGGCATATTGACCATATATTACATGTTGATGATATAGTACAGAAAACAAATGCTATGGTTTATATCCATGTTGATGAAGAGCAGGCAATGACGAATGCAAGATTCAACATTTCTGCATTTACAGGAAAAGCGAAAACCTTTGAAAGCAAGTATGAAGTTCTTAGAGATGGAAACAGTGTGAACTTGGGAGAACTGAAGTTTAAGGTAATTCTTACTCCGGGACATACACCAGGCTCTATCTGTATTCAGATTGAAAACCTTCTTTTCTCAGGAGATACATTGTTTAAGTTTGGATATGGAAGAGTTGATTTACCAAATGGTAATTTTTCTGATATATATAATTCAATCGTCGAGAAACTTTTTGTACTGCCCGGTGAAACAATAGTTTACCCCGGTCATGGTGGAAGTACAACGATTATAGATGAAATAAGAGGCAATCCTATAAAAAATGCAATTCAATGGTAA
- the dtd gene encoding D-aminoacyl-tRNA deacylase, translated as MRAVVQRVKKSTVTVNENIVGSIGQGLLVLLGVGKEDDDSDIEYLSDKILNLRIFEDDDGKMNKSLVDIGGQLLVVSQFTLFGDCRKGRRPGFDKAAKPEIARELYERFVNRCREAGVLTETGIFQADMLVDISNDGPVTLLLDSKKEF; from the coding sequence ATGAGAGCAGTTGTTCAAAGAGTAAAAAAATCAACGGTTACTGTAAATGAGAATATTGTAGGAAGCATTGGACAGGGACTTTTGGTGCTCCTTGGAGTTGGTAAGGAAGATGACGACAGTGATATAGAATATCTATCAGATAAAATACTGAATTTGCGTATTTTTGAGGATGATGACGGCAAGATGAATAAGTCTTTGGTAGATATTGGAGGTCAGTTGCTGGTTGTATCACAGTTTACACTTTTCGGAGATTGCAGAAAAGGCAGAAGGCCCGGTTTTGATAAAGCAGCCAAACCAGAGATTGCGAGAGAACTGTATGAACGTTTTGTAAATAGATGTAGAGAAGCCGGCGTACTTACCGAAACAGGAATTTTTCAGGCAGATATGCTTGTAGATATAAGTAATGACGGTCCAGTTACACTTTTATTGGACAGTAAAAAGGAATTTTAG
- a CDS encoding RelA/SpoT family protein, whose protein sequence is MIDSFSVLVEKVNKYDPDCNLEMLKKAYSVSKAAHMGQQRISGEPYIIHPVEVAIILAEMELDCTALVAALLHDTIEDTTCTYDQLKSQFGQEVSELVDGVTKLGKIPFTTKEEQQVENLRKMFLAMAKDIRVIMIKLADRLHNMRTLKYMTQDKQLEKARETLEIYAPLAHRLGISKIKWELEDICLRYLDPKGYYDLVEKINTKRKQREAYIATIIDTLREKTNELGIENAQIDGRPKHFYSIYRKMVKQNKTLEQIYDLFAFRIIVNSVKDCYAVLGLVHELYKPMPGRFKDYIAMPKPNMYQSLHTTLIGPEGQPFEVQIRTWDMHRVAEVGIAAHWKYKEGINSAKDSDNKFAWLRQLLEWQKDTRDESEFMETLKIDLFTDEVFVFTPKGDVINLPVGSTPVDFAYAIHSAIGNKMIGARINGKMEPIDYKLKNGDIIDILTSSTIHGPSRDWLKIVKSSQAKSKINQWFKKEKREENIIRGKEMLERELKKQGLTYSQLFRNEWVEIVLKKYNFASQEDLYAGVGYGAITANKVITRLKEEFKKTLKPEELEEMLETIAQTKNDRKKRHTLESGVVVKGIDNCLVRLSRCCNPVPGDEIIGYITRGRGVSVHRSDCINISADREEEERLIDVKWRTTNDVAYKADITLMANDRTSLLLDVTNCITEVKIPIKAVNARTTKEQITVITLTLEITNTEQLEKIIKRLRKIDSVFDVTRNKQ, encoded by the coding sequence TTGATAGACAGCTTTTCAGTACTTGTTGAGAAAGTAAATAAATATGACCCTGACTGTAATTTGGAAATGCTTAAAAAAGCATATTCTGTTTCAAAAGCTGCGCACATGGGTCAACAGAGAATATCAGGAGAGCCATACATTATTCATCCGGTTGAGGTTGCGATAATACTTGCCGAGATGGAGCTGGATTGTACGGCTCTTGTAGCTGCCCTTTTACACGATACCATTGAAGATACAACATGTACTTATGATCAACTGAAATCTCAGTTTGGACAAGAAGTATCAGAACTAGTGGACGGTGTAACCAAATTGGGAAAGATACCGTTCACTACAAAAGAAGAGCAGCAGGTTGAAAATCTGCGTAAAATGTTTTTAGCTATGGCTAAGGACATAAGGGTTATCATGATTAAACTTGCAGACAGGCTTCATAATATGAGAACCCTTAAGTATATGACCCAGGACAAACAACTTGAAAAAGCCAGAGAAACCCTAGAGATATATGCTCCACTTGCCCATAGGCTTGGTATATCCAAGATTAAGTGGGAGCTTGAAGATATTTGTCTCAGATATCTTGATCCAAAGGGCTATTACGATCTTGTTGAAAAAATTAACACCAAGCGAAAACAAAGAGAAGCATATATAGCAACAATTATTGATACTCTACGTGAAAAAACAAATGAACTTGGGATAGAAAACGCACAGATAGACGGAAGGCCAAAGCACTTCTACAGTATTTACAGGAAGATGGTAAAGCAGAACAAGACACTCGAGCAAATATACGACTTGTTTGCGTTTAGAATAATTGTAAATTCTGTAAAAGATTGCTATGCTGTTCTTGGACTTGTGCATGAGCTATATAAACCAATGCCAGGCAGATTCAAGGATTACATTGCCATGCCCAAACCAAACATGTACCAATCTTTACATACCACATTGATTGGGCCTGAAGGACAACCTTTTGAAGTACAGATAAGAACATGGGATATGCATAGGGTTGCCGAGGTTGGTATTGCAGCGCACTGGAAATATAAGGAAGGAATTAACAGCGCAAAGGATTCAGACAATAAGTTTGCATGGCTCAGGCAGCTTTTGGAATGGCAAAAGGATACCAGAGACGAAAGCGAATTTATGGAGACCCTTAAAATTGATTTGTTTACCGACGAGGTATTTGTATTTACCCCAAAAGGTGATGTAATAAATCTTCCAGTGGGCTCCACGCCTGTAGACTTTGCCTATGCAATACACAGTGCTATTGGTAATAAAATGATAGGTGCCAGAATAAATGGAAAAATGGAGCCTATAGATTACAAGCTAAAAAACGGCGATATAATAGACATTCTTACGTCATCAACAATTCATGGTCCCAGCAGGGACTGGCTTAAAATTGTTAAGAGCAGTCAGGCAAAAAGTAAGATTAATCAGTGGTTTAAAAAGGAAAAGCGTGAAGAAAATATTATCAGGGGCAAGGAAATGCTTGAGCGTGAGCTTAAAAAGCAGGGATTGACCTATTCACAGTTATTTAGAAATGAGTGGGTTGAAATTGTATTAAAAAAATACAATTTTGCATCCCAAGAGGATTTATATGCCGGAGTAGGGTATGGGGCAATTACGGCAAATAAGGTTATAACTAGGCTCAAGGAAGAATTCAAAAAGACACTTAAGCCGGAAGAATTGGAAGAAATGCTGGAAACAATAGCCCAGACCAAAAATGACAGAAAGAAAAGGCATACACTTGAAAGTGGTGTAGTAGTAAAGGGAATAGACAATTGTCTTGTACGTTTATCTAGATGCTGCAATCCGGTTCCTGGTGATGAGATAATAGGTTATATAACAAGAGGAAGAGGTGTTTCAGTCCACAGAAGCGACTGTATAAATATTTCTGCTGATAGAGAGGAAGAAGAAAGGCTTATAGACGTTAAGTGGCGTACTACCAATGATGTTGCCTATAAGGCAGACATTACACTTATGGCTAATGACAGGACTTCTCTTCTGTTGGATGTAACCAACTGTATCACAGAAGTAAAAATACCTATAAAGGCAGTTAACGCAAGGACTACCAAGGAACAGATTACGGTTATAACACTTACCCTTGAGATAACAAATACCGAGCAGCTTGAAAAAATAATTAAAAGACTGAGAAAAATAGACAGCGTATTTGACGTAACTAGAAATAAACAATAA
- a CDS encoding adenine phosphoribosyltransferase: MNFKDKLRHVMDFPKEGIDFIDITTVLQDAETFRACMDSLKALSENMGDFDIIVGSESRGFIFGAPLAYHMNKGFVPVRKKGKLPYKTVREEYDLEYGKDVLEMHSDAIKPGQRVLIVDDLLATGGTTQANIRLIEKLGGEVAGIVYFIELLSLNGRDKLKGYKVDSIVKF; this comes from the coding sequence ATGAATTTTAAAGATAAACTCAGACATGTTATGGATTTTCCTAAAGAAGGAATCGATTTTATCGATATTACTACAGTACTTCAGGATGCGGAGACATTCAGAGCATGTATGGATTCATTAAAGGCACTTTCGGAAAATATGGGAGATTTTGATATTATTGTAGGTTCAGAGTCAAGAGGATTTATTTTTGGAGCCCCCCTAGCTTACCACATGAATAAAGGCTTTGTTCCTGTAAGAAAGAAAGGAAAACTCCCATATAAAACTGTACGTGAAGAATATGATTTGGAATACGGAAAAGATGTCCTCGAGATGCACTCAGATGCAATCAAGCCAGGACAGAGAGTGTTAATAGTTGATGATCTTCTTGCAACTGGCGGAACTACTCAAGCTAACATTAGACTTATAGAGAAGCTGGGAGGAGAGGTTGCAGGTATAGTATACTTTATTGAGCTTCTATCACTAAATGGTAGAGATAAGCTCAAAGGCTATAAAGTTGATTCCATAGTAAAATTCTAA
- a CDS encoding MFS transporter, whose protein sequence is MISSVTDGITQGILLLQEKIAQNPLKSSDLDITVISIIASATIIFSLLFTVLYSGKSKKKLLVWGYIIGRFIFLFSFVINYSAVYLVFLFFYHSVFAIQFPVTNSFFPYFFKERSGLYFGIVRSILMFSMMITSLLVGKLLDFNPSMFKWILSIIAVASLLTYGVFYYIESKVDYTELKGTKPVTFKISMTSIFKNTDFIVFEIIFMIYGFAYMISMPTVNLFMLNVLKLSTVEMANAKGIYAQLFIILTMPYAGRIFDRINIWKVGAISFGILILYPLFFILSDVSISKIYAYLGLACYSLGLSGIGILWNLGTIKFSTKENELIYQGFHQTLTGIRGFIGPLLGYYLLLQFGYNLNFYMALILFLIATVWSGGIYIKQKMCRQFKELRK, encoded by the coding sequence ATGATTTCATCAGTAACAGATGGAATAACACAAGGGATTTTGCTTTTACAGGAGAAAATTGCACAAAACCCTCTTAAATCGTCTGACCTTGACATAACTGTGATCAGTATTATAGCTTCAGCGACGATTATTTTTTCACTACTGTTTACTGTATTGTATTCCGGTAAAAGCAAAAAAAAACTACTTGTATGGGGGTATATTATTGGTAGGTTTATTTTTTTATTTAGTTTTGTTATAAATTATTCTGCTGTATATTTAGTTTTTCTTTTTTTCTATCACTCAGTGTTTGCAATACAGTTCCCTGTAACCAATAGCTTTTTTCCATACTTTTTTAAAGAGAGAAGCGGATTATATTTTGGTATTGTACGAAGCATACTTATGTTCTCCATGATGATAACCTCATTACTTGTTGGCAAATTGTTAGATTTTAACCCCAGCATGTTCAAATGGATTTTATCGATAATAGCAGTTGCTTCACTTTTAACATATGGAGTTTTCTATTATATTGAATCAAAGGTTGATTACACTGAATTGAAAGGTACTAAACCGGTAACTTTTAAAATATCAATGACTTCAATTTTTAAAAATACTGATTTCATTGTCTTTGAGATAATATTTATGATTTATGGTTTTGCATATATGATAAGTATGCCTACTGTCAACTTATTTATGTTGAATGTTCTAAAACTGTCTACAGTAGAAATGGCTAATGCTAAGGGCATTTACGCACAACTTTTTATTATTTTGACCATGCCTTACGCAGGGAGAATTTTTGACAGAATAAACATATGGAAAGTTGGGGCAATCTCGTTCGGTATACTAATTTTATATCCTTTGTTTTTTATATTATCAGATGTAAGTATATCTAAAATTTATGCATACTTGGGACTTGCTTGTTATTCATTGGGGTTAAGTGGGATAGGTATATTATGGAACCTAGGCACAATAAAATTTTCTACAAAAGAAAACGAGCTTATTTATCAGGGATTTCACCAGACACTTACAGGAATAAGAGGCTTTATAGGACCACTACTTGGATATTATTTGCTTTTACAATTCGGATACAATTTGAACTTTTATATGGCTTTAATTCTATTTTTAATTGCTACTGTTTGGAGTGGTGGCATATATATTAAGCAAAAAATGTGCAGACAGTTCAAAGAATTGAGGAAGTAA
- a CDS encoding DUF4931 domain-containing protein, which translates to MTVNKHLCFISDVVKEKNIYQSKESLCPFCDREALSDIIDEQDSIILVKNKFPTLANTFQTVLIETNNCFENISTYDTYHMRKLITFGINHWLKMEKSGDFKSVVFYKNHGPMSGGTVNHSHMQIVGLKDIDYKIGLNDEIFEGIEIYQEGSCSINISSKPKVCSTEFNIITTSRNDNFMADNIQNIVKYLLKRCNSFNLFFYQWKRSIICKIVPRYVTSPLFVGFSIPQTSNRLNEIAEEIKNTYYSIKK; encoded by the coding sequence ATGACAGTTAATAAGCATCTTTGTTTTATTTCTGATGTTGTAAAAGAAAAGAATATTTACCAAAGCAAAGAATCACTCTGCCCATTTTGTGATCGCGAAGCACTTTCTGATATTATAGATGAACAAGATTCAATAATATTGGTAAAAAACAAATTTCCAACATTAGCTAATACTTTTCAAACAGTACTTATAGAAACTAACAATTGCTTTGAAAATATTTCTACGTATGATACATATCATATGAGAAAATTAATTACATTTGGAATAAACCATTGGTTAAAAATGGAGAAAAGCGGTGATTTTAAATCTGTAGTTTTTTATAAAAATCATGGACCAATGTCTGGTGGAACAGTAAATCATTCACATATGCAAATAGTAGGACTAAAAGATATTGATTATAAAATAGGCTTAAATGATGAAATTTTTGAAGGAATTGAAATTTATCAAGAAGGAAGTTGCTCTATAAACATATCTAGTAAACCCAAAGTTTGCTCAACTGAATTCAATATTATTACTACCTCTCGCAATGACAATTTTATGGCGGATAATATACAAAATATCGTAAAATATTTACTTAAACGTTGTAATAGCTTTAACTTATTTTTCTACCAATGGAAACGATCTATTATCTGTAAAATAGTTCCAAGGTATGTAACTTCTCCACTATTCGTTGGCTTTTCTATTCCTCAAACTTCCAATAGGTTGAATGAGATTGCTGAAGAAATTAAAAATACATACTATAGTATTAAAAAGTAA
- a CDS encoding VOC family protein: MKFLWTTINVKSLDESIGFYSDLLGLKLLKRFPAGAGMEIAFMGNGIENETLVELMVDSNNNAVNFSEFISIGFAVDSVDAMLNTVKSKNIPVQSGPVDTPSSKFFTIKDPNGLNVQFFQQK, translated from the coding sequence ATGAAGTTTTTGTGGACAACAATCAATGTAAAAAGTTTAGATGAATCGATTGGTTTTTATTCTGACCTATTAGGGCTTAAACTGTTAAAGAGGTTTCCTGCGGGAGCTGGAATGGAAATTGCTTTTATGGGTAATGGTATTGAAAATGAAACATTAGTTGAACTTATGGTGGATAGTAACAATAATGCAGTTAATTTCAGTGAATTTATATCTATTGGTTTTGCAGTCGATTCTGTTGATGCAATGCTGAATACGGTAAAAAGTAAAAACATTCCTGTACAAAGTGGACCGGTTGATACCCCTAGTTCTAAATTTTTCACTATAAAGGATCCGAATGGTCTTAATGTTCAGTTTTTTCAGCAAAAATAA